Genomic window (Candidatus Dadabacteria bacterium):
GCGGAAAGACTGCTGATAGTGTTTGGATTATTCAAAATAAGAAAATTCCTAAATGAAGGGCTTCGTCTGCGCACTGCCTGCGACCTAGGAGTAGAAAGTATTACGGTTACCCAGCCAGATAAATTCCAGTTTCCGTCATTAGATGAACTTTCCGGCGAGTTGCCTGAACTTATTGACGCAGTCGGAAAACAGCAGATGTTCAGCGACCCTTCGGTTCTTAAGGTTACTTACAGAAAGTAAAAACGATATGTTTGCATTCATATTCAGATTTCCTGCAAACAGATACCATGCGACTCTCTGGGGACATCATGTCAATGAAGCCACTGTCGCTTGGCCTCCCGAACCTTGGCGCATTCTCCGGGCCTTGGTTGCCAGCTATAACCGCAAATGTCGGCATAGCAAATGGGAAGAAAAGGACCTGAGCAACCTTATCTCTGTTCTTGCAGAAAAACTGCCTTCTTACAGACTACCGAAAATTTCTATACACGCTTATCTCTGCTACTACGTTCCTGTGAAGGGAAAGAATCCGAGTTTGGTCTATGATGCTTTCCTGCAACTGCCTAAGAATGAAAAACTCGTTGCGTTCTGGCCGGACCTTAAGTTGAATTCCGATATGTTTGAATTCGCCTCACATCTTGCAGAGGGAATTGGGTATCTGGGACGGGCTGAAAGCTGGACCGACTGTGTGGCGACAAGCAACTGGCAACCTGATGAAGAAAAGGATGTGATATGCCCTCCAGCGGATGGACTTGAGTATAACGGGGGAAATCCGGTCCGAGTAATCGCACCACGTAGTGCAGATGATTACGCATCGGAACGAACACGTTTAATGGGGGAGTTTGAAAAAAAACTGTACGACAAAGCCAAAGCTTCGGGGAAAAAAACTCCTACAGAAGAAGCTCTAAAAAGAGAAGCCGAAAGGAAATTCGGACCAACTCTGCCTGAACTTCTGGTTGACGCACTGTCTCTTGAAACCAAAGACTATCAGCGATATGGCTGGAGCAGACCCCCTGCATCCAGAGAGGTTATATATGCCGCTCCTTATGAGGAAAAATCGTTGATCCCCCAAGGCTACAATTCCAGAAGTCGCAATATTAAGAAAGAGAAACGTTATACAGTGGCCCGTTACTTGTTAGCTGGCAGACCGCTTC
Coding sequences:
- the csb2 gene encoding type I-U CRISPR-associated protein Csb2; the encoded protein is MFAFIFRFPANRYHATLWGHHVNEATVAWPPEPWRILRALVASYNRKCRHSKWEEKDLSNLISVLAEKLPSYRLPKISIHAYLCYYVPVKGKNPSLVYDAFLQLPKNEKLVAFWPDLKLNSDMFEFASHLAEGIGYLGRAESWTDCVATSNWQPDEEKDVICPPADGLEYNGGNPVRVIAPRSADDYASERTRLMGEFEKKLYDKAKASGKKTPTEEALKREAERKFGPTLPELLVDALSLETKDYQRYGWSRPPASREVIYAAPYEEKSLIPQGYNSRSRNIKKEKRYTVARYLLAGRPLPRIEDAVKIGELIRLAALSKFGWEEDESTGRRKQKAPSVISGRTLEGKPLRDSSHSHAFWLPEDVNRDGWIDHITVYAPEGFDSDVRVKLDRLTHLWVNERGTHDDSGKSKALEWRLALEGFGNLDDFSDSSAILGTGKHWESLTPFLATGHLKAQGYPKEVKRLLKLRGIVNESLLDHIEVKVLPEIKIGGAPRRTTHFHRFRSRGREKQLDTQGALLRLSFPEPVKGPLCLGYACHFGLGLFALQST